From one Pseudopipra pipra isolate bDixPip1 chromosome 2, bDixPip1.hap1, whole genome shotgun sequence genomic stretch:
- the UPK1B gene encoding uroplakin-1b yields MAKSEDCIHILQGLLVFGNVVIGMCGIALTAECIYFVSDPHGLYPLLEATENDGIYAAAWIGIFVGFALFALSILGIIGIIKSDRTLLLVYIILMLITFAFEMASCITAATHRDFLTPNLFLKQMLERYQKAEPANNNDKWMTEGVTKTWDKLMLQNHCCGVLGPSDWQEYTSAFRSTHSDADFPWPRKCCAMDAQGLPVNLDGCKLGVPGYYNSNGCYDAISGPVNTHAWGVAWFGFAILCWTFCVLLGTMFYWSGIEY; encoded by the exons ATGGCAAAAAGTGAGGACTGCATACACATTTTACAGGGTCTATTAGTCTTTGGAAATGTGGTCATTGGG ATGTGTGGCATTGCCCTGACAGCAGAATGTATCTACTTTGTGTCTGATCCACATGGTCTCTACCCTCTGCTGGAAGCCACAGAAAATGATGGCATCTATGCTGCTGCCTGGATTGGCATCTTTGTTGGCTTTGCACTGTTTGCTCTATCTATCCTTGGTATCATTGGAATCATTAAGTCTGACAGGACCTTGCTGCTGGTG TACATCATTCTGATGCTGATTacttttgcatttgaaatggCTTCTTGTATCACGGCAGCGACTCACCGAGACTTC ctcaCTCCAAATCTCTTCCTGAAGCAAATGCTGGAGAGGTATCAGAAGGCAGAGCCAGCTAATAACAATGACAAATGGATGACTGAAGGGGTCACAAAGACGTGGGATAAACTCATGCTTCAg AACCATTGCTGTGGGGTGCTGGGCCCCTCCGACTGGCAGGAGTACACGTCTGCCTTCCGCTCCACACACAGCGATGCTGACTTCCCCTGGCCACGAAAATGCTGTGCCATGGATGCCCAAGGGCTTCCCGTCAACCTTGATGGCTGCAAACTTGGAGTCCCTGGCTATTATAACAGCAAT GGTTGTTATGACGCTATTTCTGGACCAGTGAACACACATGCCTGGGGTGTTGCCTGGTTTGGTTTTGCCATCCTCTGCTGGACT